Proteins found in one Zea mays cultivar B73 chromosome 1, Zm-B73-REFERENCE-NAM-5.0, whole genome shotgun sequence genomic segment:
- the LOC542316 gene encoding enolase 2: MAATIQSVKARQIFDSRGNPTVEVDVFCSDGTFARAAVPSGASTGVYEALELRDGGSDYLGKGVSKAVNNVNSVIGPALIGKDPTAQTEIDNFMVQQLDGTKNEWGWCKQKLGANAILAVSLAVCKAGASIKRIPLYQHIANLAGNKQLVLPVPAFNVINGGSHAGNKLAMQEFMILPTGAASFKEAMKMGVEVYHHLKSVIKKKYGQDATNVGDEGGFAPNIQENKEGLELLKTAIEKAGYTGKVVIGMDVAASEFYSDKDQTYDLNFKEENNDGSQKISGDSLKNVYKSFVSEYPIVSIEDPFDQDDWVHYAKMTEEIGEQVQIVGDDLLVTNPTRVAKAIKEKSCNALLLKVNQIGSVTESIEAVKMSKRAGWGVMTSHRSGETEDTFIADLAVGLSTGQIKTGAPCRSERLAKYNQLLRIEEELGAIAVYAGAKFRAPVEPY; encoded by the exons ATGGCGGCGACGATCCAATCCGTGAAGGCGCGCCAGATCTTTGACAGCCGCGGCAACCCTACAGTCGAG GTCGACGTGTTTTGCTCAGATGGAACCTTTGCAAGGGCAGCTGTTCCCAGTGGAGCATCAACTG GTGTATATGAAGCTCTGGAGTTGAGGGATGGTGGCTCTGACTATTTGGGGAAGGGTGTCTCCAAG GCTGTGAACAATGTGAATTCTGTTATTGGACCTGCTCTGATTGGCAAG GACCCTACAGCACAGACTGAGATTGATAACTTCATGGTTCAACAACTTGATGGGACCAAAAATGAGTGGGGATGGTGCAAGCAAAAG CTTGGTGCTAATGCGATTCTGGCTGTGTCATTAGCTGTTTGCAAAGCTGGGGCTAGCATCAAGAGGATTCCTTTATACCAG CACATTGCCAACCTAGCTGGGAACAAGCAGTTAGTGTTGCCTGTCCCTGCATTCAATGTCATCAACGGTGGTTCCCATGCTGGAAACAAGCTTGCTATGCAG GAGTTTATGATCCTTCCTACTGGAGCTGCCTCATTTAAGGAGGCTATGAAGATGGGTGTTGAAGTTTATCACCACCTGAAG TCCGTTATCAAAAAGAAGTATGGGCAAGATGCCACGAATGTTGGTGACGAAGGTGGTTTTGCTCCGAACATCCAG GAGAACAAGGAAGGACTTGAGCTCTTGAAAACTGCAATTGAGAAGGCTGGATACACTGGCAAG GTTGTCATCGGAATGGATGTTGCTGCTTCGGAGTTTTACAGTGACAAGGACCAAACCTATGACCTCAACTTTAAGGAGGAG AATAATGATGGTTCACAGAAGATATCTGGCGATAGCTTAAAGAATGTATACAAATCTTTTGTGAGCGAATACCCCATTGTTTCGATTGAAGATCCTTTTGACCAGGATGACTGGGTTCACTATGCTAAGATGACTGAAGAAATTGGAGAGCAAGTGCAGATTGTTGGTGATGACCTTCTCGTCACCAACCCCACT AGGGTTGCTAAGGCTATCAAGGAGAAATCATGCAATGCCCTTCTGCTCAAG GTTAACCAAATCGGATCTGTGACTGAGAGTATTGAGGCTGTGAAGATGTCAAAGCGTGCGGGCTGGGGTGTGATGACTAGTCATAGGAG TGGTGAGACTGAGGACACTTTCATTGCTGATCTGGCAGTTGGTTTGTCCACG GGTCAGATTAAGACTGGAGCACCCTGCAGATCAGAGCGTCTTGCCAAATACAACCAG CTTCTTAGGATTGAAGAAGAGCTTGGCGCTATTGCTGTCTACGCAGGTGCCAAATTCCGTGCACCTGTGGAGCCCTACTAA